From a single Methylacidiphilum kamchatkense Kam1 genomic region:
- a CDS encoding YdbL family protein has translation MFFLFFWLFGCTPTVKVTTPEPVKINVNMGVVITEKESPTRIRLDPMIADRRRLRSGEVQSLKNARVIGENREGYLEIINPPKEENYRNWAKKVVAEENEDRTQLYLTQAKIQAKPLEEIEKEYAKKWQEMSFPGEYIQQDNGKWIQK, from the coding sequence TTGTTCTTTCTCTTTTTTTGGCTATTTGGCTGCACTCCAACTGTCAAAGTAACCACCCCAGAACCTGTCAAGATTAATGTAAATATGGGCGTTGTCATTACTGAAAAAGAGTCCCCCACCCGGATCCGACTTGACCCCATGATTGCCGACCGAAGAAGGCTACGGTCTGGAGAGGTGCAAAGTCTAAAAAATGCCCGTGTCATCGGAGAAAATCGAGAGGGCTATTTGGAAATAATTAATCCTCCTAAAGAGGAAAATTACAGAAATTGGGCTAAAAAAGTAGTGGCTGAAGAAAATGAGGACAGAACACAACTCTACTTAACACAAGCTAAGATTCAGGCCAAACCCTTAGAAGAAATTGAAAAAGAGTACGCCAAAAAATGGCAAGAAATGAGTTTCCCTGGAGAGTATATTCAACAAGACAATGGGAAATGGATTCAGAAATGA
- a CDS encoding DUF3347 domain-containing protein gives MKKCITLSLFLSILCFGIAYRLVAQGVPPALDSALQEYFKIGKSLSDDSLKGVPEAAKSLKEIVQKNTPSLFPEGLLGKVDTLMGAKDLDSARLAFKDISDVLIGVLRSKQIKTGKYFVLTCPMAQASWIQPDKEVKNPYYGSAMLLCGDVTEEF, from the coding sequence ATGAAAAAATGCATTACTCTCTCTCTTTTTCTGTCAATCCTGTGTTTTGGAATTGCTTATCGATTAGTTGCTCAAGGGGTTCCACCTGCTTTGGATTCAGCTTTACAGGAGTATTTCAAAATAGGGAAATCATTATCTGACGACTCTTTGAAAGGAGTACCAGAAGCCGCAAAATCTTTGAAGGAAATTGTTCAGAAAAATACTCCTTCCCTTTTTCCTGAAGGGCTTTTGGGTAAAGTGGATACTCTAATGGGAGCCAAGGATCTTGATTCGGCAAGATTGGCATTTAAAGATATTAGTGATGTCTTGATTGGGGTATTAAGATCAAAACAAATCAAAACTGGCAAATATTTTGTTCTTACCTGTCCTATGGCTCAAGCTAGTTGGATTCAACCGGATAAAGAGGTCAAGAATCCCTATTATGGTTCAGCGATGCTTCTTTGTGGGGATGTGACAGAGGAATTTTAG
- a CDS encoding multicopper oxidase family protein, with amino-acid sequence MNGFFKFIELQTTKGKTKLSYFIVLILVALMGGGLFFWFKGAKPKYDFSVDPDQYPLVKETQYVHLKNGDTYSITAQKLRTKIGNAEIKMLGYNGSVPGPFIYVNQGDEITLEFKNLTGLPSTIHHHGVRVDNRYDGVPDVTQPVVPNGKSFTYKLKFDDPGVYWYHPHYRDDYAQELGLYGNYIVIPKDPTYWGPVNREMPLILTDILIKDGKLPEYFQDYSNFVFMGRYGNTFLINGQVQPTFDVQKGEVIRFYLTNTSSVRPFRVFIPGLKIKLVGGDNGRVEKEQFVDAVVIAPSERQIVEVFFPSTGEFILTHHAVDPLVGPRTYQLAKFRVGDQPVAVSYEKEFQQLRENKEVIQEIEPLVAKYKSARPDRTIRLSVAVSKKEASKFSEPGSSTPTQSAAFPGLITMLAKTGAKVEWEDHMYLQNKMSTSKEITWQITDLGTMKTNGAIMDWNYKKGDYVKIRIINDIHSLHPMQHPMHFHGNRFLVLAVNDVEETNHVWKDTFMVGAGDVVDILLEMSNPGKWMLHCHILEHLHSGMMAMYSVE; translated from the coding sequence ATGAATGGATTTTTTAAGTTTATAGAGTTGCAGACAACCAAAGGGAAGACCAAGCTGTCTTATTTTATAGTGTTGATTTTAGTTGCTCTGATGGGAGGGGGGCTATTTTTTTGGTTTAAAGGAGCTAAGCCTAAATACGATTTTTCTGTCGATCCGGATCAATATCCACTTGTCAAGGAAACGCAGTATGTGCATCTGAAAAATGGGGATACCTATTCGATAACTGCCCAAAAGCTTCGGACTAAAATAGGCAATGCAGAAATTAAGATGCTTGGTTACAATGGGTCAGTTCCTGGGCCTTTTATTTATGTAAATCAAGGAGATGAGATTACCCTGGAGTTTAAAAATCTAACGGGGCTGCCTTCGACTATTCATCATCATGGGGTGCGAGTAGATAACCGTTATGACGGAGTTCCTGATGTCACCCAACCGGTTGTACCCAACGGCAAAAGTTTTACCTATAAGCTTAAATTTGATGATCCGGGGGTCTATTGGTATCATCCCCATTATAGAGATGATTATGCTCAAGAGCTTGGATTGTATGGCAATTATATTGTCATTCCTAAAGATCCAACCTATTGGGGGCCAGTCAATAGAGAAATGCCGCTGATATTAACTGATATTCTAATTAAAGACGGCAAACTACCTGAGTATTTTCAGGATTATTCCAATTTTGTTTTTATGGGTCGCTATGGGAATACCTTTCTTATTAATGGACAAGTTCAACCTACTTTTGATGTGCAAAAAGGCGAGGTGATCCGTTTCTACCTAACAAACACCTCCAGTGTGAGGCCTTTCCGGGTATTTATTCCTGGATTAAAGATCAAACTGGTGGGAGGAGATAATGGGAGAGTCGAAAAGGAACAATTTGTTGATGCGGTTGTTATCGCTCCTTCAGAAAGACAAATTGTAGAGGTATTCTTTCCTTCAACGGGCGAGTTCATCCTAACCCATCATGCAGTGGATCCTCTTGTTGGCCCACGCACTTACCAACTAGCGAAGTTTCGAGTAGGCGACCAGCCCGTAGCGGTCTCCTATGAAAAAGAATTCCAACAGCTAAGGGAAAACAAAGAAGTTATTCAGGAGATCGAGCCGTTGGTGGCTAAGTATAAATCCGCTAGGCCCGACAGGACAATTCGACTGTCGGTGGCGGTTTCCAAAAAAGAGGCTTCAAAATTTTCTGAACCAGGAAGCTCGACGCCAACGCAATCTGCAGCGTTCCCTGGTCTTATTACCATGCTTGCAAAAACAGGGGCGAAGGTTGAATGGGAAGATCATATGTATTTGCAAAACAAGATGTCGACTTCCAAAGAAATTACATGGCAGATCACCGATCTTGGCACTATGAAAACTAATGGGGCTATTATGGATTGGAATTACAAAAAGGGGGATTATGTCAAGATACGGATTATTAACGACATCCATTCACTCCATCCAATGCAACACCCAATGCATTTTCATGGGAATAGGTTTCTTGTGCTTGCTGTCAACGATGTGGAAGAAACGAATCATGTCTGGAAAGACACTTTTATGGTAGGCGCTGGAGATGTTGTCGATATCCTTTTAGAAATGTCTAATCCAGGCAAATGGATGTTACATTGCCATATTCTTGAACACTTGCATAGCGGGATGATGGCAATGTATTCTGTGGAATAA
- a CDS encoding YSC84-related protein produces MPEKSIPRSVFQDAKGFAILTVIKAGFIFSGRGGTGLVVAKTPKGWSGPSAITVGGIGFGFQIGVNATEFILVLNTPEAVEAFAKGGNFNIGGSISATAGPVGRTAEAGVMPMAAIYTYSQSQGIFGGISIEGTAIVEALIPIENIITGMSVLRKFFPEPLSPLPVPKSLLMLCRLPMKQKKNQKNNLNRRTIRNSRIGSHSFP; encoded by the coding sequence ATGCCTGAAAAATCGATTCCTCGATCTGTTTTTCAAGATGCCAAGGGTTTTGCAATTTTAACAGTCATTAAAGCAGGTTTTATTTTTAGTGGTAGGGGTGGTACGGGCTTAGTAGTTGCAAAGACTCCAAAGGGTTGGTCTGGTCCTTCAGCGATTACGGTGGGAGGGATCGGCTTTGGTTTCCAGATAGGAGTCAATGCTACGGAATTTATTCTTGTCCTGAATACTCCAGAAGCTGTCGAAGCTTTTGCAAAAGGTGGGAATTTTAATATTGGAGGTAGTATTAGTGCAACGGCGGGTCCCGTCGGAAGAACGGCCGAAGCAGGAGTGATGCCAATGGCTGCTATCTATACTTACAGTCAGAGTCAAGGAATCTTTGGAGGCATATCCATAGAAGGAACAGCAATTGTGGAGGCCCTGATACCAATAGAGAATATTATCACAGGGATGTCAGTCCTTCGGAAATTCTTTCCGGAGCCATTAAGCCCCCTCCCGGTGCCAAAATCCTTATTGATGCTTTGCAGGCTCCCTATGAAACAGAAGAAGAACCAGAAAAATAACCTTAACAGGAGGACCATCAGGAATAGCCGTATAGGGAGTCATTCTTTTCCCTAG
- a CDS encoding ABC transporter ATP-binding protein, which yields MQELKKIIIFSMPFLKRRMPLILAGLISGFLFGAFNGAYLFILKAAIDNFSAPATHQQVISSTEKIAKKHFYQKVMEQLGRWLPKANEPLDWKRICGGILILPLIAIFRGLLRLLNSYFMTLAAAKIVADLQSAILSKLHSLSMDFFHKSTTGDLAIRILNDTKAFYDSVSVLFTDVAKDPITIIAILFSCALIDWRLTIVAILLVPGCIVPAITLAKKAREASMGIISYSVAQSNLLFESLSGIQVIKAFCLEKKNVETFRHQANELAKHAAKMSIAGTMVSPMIDVVASFALSLLILCVIWQNISIANMAAIANGAILFFAPIKRLADANVKIQEGAFSAKRLTDLLDTPSTVQEKPDAKAIKTFKKQIEFQNVTFNYGHETVIKNLSFIIPKGKKMGIAGRSGAGKTTLTSLLFRFYDPVSGSILIDGEDLRDLKIEDLRNMFSLVSQDVVIFNRSIAENIAVGKAGASREEIEQAAKQAGAHEFIEKLPQGYDTIIGERGVKLSGGQRQRLSIARAFIRNSPILILDEATSSLDSHSESVVQQAIYQLEKGRTVLIIAHRLSTLADCDEILVLDKGEIVQRGNFGELLAQEGLFRSMALHQGIATTLEGVAS from the coding sequence ATGCAAGAACTTAAAAAAATTATTATTTTCTCCATGCCTTTTTTAAAAAGGCGGATGCCTTTGATCCTTGCAGGTTTGATTTCCGGCTTTCTGTTTGGGGCTTTTAACGGAGCCTATCTTTTTATTCTAAAAGCGGCCATTGATAATTTTTCGGCTCCAGCTACCCATCAACAAGTCATCAGTTCAACAGAGAAGATTGCCAAAAAGCATTTTTATCAAAAGGTAATGGAACAGTTAGGCAGATGGCTTCCGAAAGCTAACGAGCCACTTGACTGGAAAAGAATCTGTGGTGGCATTCTGATCTTACCATTGATAGCCATCTTTAGAGGCTTGTTAAGACTGCTTAATTCTTATTTCATGACTCTAGCAGCAGCCAAAATCGTTGCAGATTTGCAATCAGCCATACTATCCAAGTTGCATTCTCTATCGATGGATTTTTTTCATAAATCGACTACAGGGGATCTGGCAATTCGTATCCTCAATGATACGAAAGCCTTTTATGACTCAGTCAGTGTTCTTTTTACCGATGTTGCTAAAGACCCCATAACCATCATCGCTATCCTTTTTTCCTGTGCTCTGATCGATTGGCGGCTAACCATAGTGGCCATACTTTTGGTGCCAGGCTGTATTGTTCCTGCTATTACCTTAGCCAAAAAGGCTAGAGAAGCCTCCATGGGAATCATCTCATATTCGGTTGCCCAAAGTAATCTATTGTTCGAATCGCTATCGGGGATTCAGGTAATTAAGGCTTTTTGTTTAGAAAAGAAAAATGTCGAAACGTTTAGGCACCAGGCAAATGAATTAGCCAAACATGCAGCCAAGATGTCCATTGCAGGGACCATGGTTAGTCCAATGATCGATGTTGTAGCTAGCTTTGCATTGTCCCTGCTGATTTTATGTGTTATTTGGCAAAACATTAGTATAGCGAACATGGCGGCTATTGCTAATGGAGCTATCCTGTTTTTTGCTCCGATAAAGAGGCTAGCTGATGCAAATGTGAAGATCCAAGAAGGTGCATTCAGTGCAAAAAGGCTAACCGATCTGTTGGATACTCCTTCCACTGTCCAGGAAAAACCTGATGCCAAAGCCATTAAAACATTTAAAAAGCAGATAGAGTTTCAGAATGTGACCTTCAATTATGGACATGAAACCGTTATAAAAAATCTTTCCTTTATCATTCCCAAAGGGAAAAAAATGGGAATTGCTGGCAGAAGCGGTGCAGGAAAAACGACATTGACTAGTCTTCTGTTCAGATTTTATGATCCTGTTTCTGGTTCTATTTTGATAGATGGAGAAGATTTAAGAGATCTTAAAATTGAAGATCTTAGAAATATGTTCTCGTTGGTGAGTCAAGATGTTGTTATTTTCAATCGATCGATTGCTGAAAATATCGCTGTTGGGAAAGCGGGAGCTAGCCGAGAGGAGATTGAGCAGGCTGCCAAGCAAGCTGGAGCGCATGAATTCATAGAAAAGCTGCCTCAGGGTTATGACACGATTATTGGTGAAAGAGGGGTGAAACTTTCTGGAGGGCAGCGGCAGAGGCTTTCCATAGCTAGAGCCTTTATTAGAAATAGTCCAATTCTCATTCTAGACGAAGCGACCTCTAGTCTTGATTCCCATAGTGAATCGGTTGTACAGCAGGCGATCTATCAGTTAGAAAAAGGCCGGACAGTACTCATTATTGCCCACAGACTGTCGACGTTAGCAGATTGTGATGAGATTCTTGTGCTCGACAAAGGTGAGATTGTGCAGAGAGGGAATTTCGGGGAGTTGCTAGCTCAGGAAGGTCTTTTTAGATCGATGGCTCTCCATCAAGGAATTGCCACTACATTGGAAGGAGTCGCTTCGTAG
- a CDS encoding alpha/beta fold hydrolase, giving the protein MKLFYRQIGSGGPNVFLLHGLYGNSFNWASIAQSLSNFYQVFSFDLRNHGHSPSSSFMDYFLMAEDICQTTEPLGLFPVHLVGHSLGGKLAMVFALSFPQWVKSLVVVDIAPVDYGKEALQEHLKILETMRNLPLSELKTRKEAEMLLLKTINNKTIVQFLLTNLEYQSERYGWRINLEGIRASIEKLNAFPDLHAYFPGRTLFIAGERSNYLEASSFHQLSFYFPKATVVKIRDAGHWVHFEKPKEFLEALIPFLKENSI; this is encoded by the coding sequence ATGAAGCTATTTTATAGACAAATAGGTTCTGGGGGCCCCAACGTATTTTTACTCCACGGCTTATATGGGAACAGTTTCAATTGGGCTTCCATCGCTCAATCATTAAGCAACTTTTATCAAGTTTTTTCTTTTGACTTAAGGAACCATGGTCATTCCCCAAGTTCTTCTTTCATGGATTATTTCCTAATGGCAGAGGACATTTGTCAAACGACTGAACCGCTGGGGCTTTTTCCTGTTCATTTAGTCGGTCATTCATTGGGAGGGAAGCTAGCTATGGTTTTTGCTTTATCTTTTCCACAATGGGTCAAGAGTCTTGTTGTGGTGGATATAGCGCCAGTCGATTATGGGAAGGAAGCCCTGCAAGAGCACTTAAAAATACTGGAAACCATGAGAAATTTGCCTCTCTCAGAGTTAAAAACAAGAAAAGAAGCTGAAATGCTTTTGTTAAAAACGATCAACAATAAAACCATAGTACAATTCCTTTTGACCAATCTAGAATATCAATCGGAACGGTACGGCTGGAGAATAAACCTAGAGGGGATTAGAGCATCGATTGAAAAACTCAATGCATTTCCTGATCTCCATGCTTATTTTCCTGGAAGAACTCTTTTCATTGCTGGAGAAAGATCGAATTATCTAGAAGCATCTTCCTTCCACCAACTCTCATTCTATTTTCCCAAGGCTACTGTTGTAAAAATAAGGGATGCGGGCCATTGGGTACATTTTGAAAAACCAAAAGAGTTTCTAGAAGCGTTGATTCCTTTTCTTAAAGAAAATAGTATTTAA
- a CDS encoding coiled-coil domain-containing protein, with protein MNGAKKKRLYFILLFFLSIFLFPASKSIASTGDQDHKPVPQDLFLDIYVTIQEGDRSFEKQDFREALEKYKQAESKLLDLRKTNPKWEPRLVDYRLKYVQEKASEVQNRLAGLPVPTGPSPALEESPESKALENRLAEIEAKLAKLEQSKSLPASESEQNREAQELQNLFQNLQKELIQVKMARKKQMEAQEEKINVLSSQVASLQKELAVAKAQNRNETEVLNLQKKLSALEEELKKANALKPTPKQVESEVAKMRELSEKVKSLEAALQRTKEEQLRITQNNIEQSAKANQIVLLEQRVQKLEGELAQARQEQYRLTQLNPALIDYQQLNILKEHMQKIEEQMAELSKKGELKRLQTRTTENATEMEALKSRVNKLEAELAQSRKREEQLLSSVSSQNVTLQKRVKELEQELAKEKGKMLTQSSPPLGLDHQSRAVSTVPPASQPVEQSQTYSSSPQEKQLAKNQKESSGQQKNELPSASSQKHVQKKRSRHSRSAEEELVHSWRKVKREFFSLFR; from the coding sequence ATGAATGGAGCCAAAAAGAAAAGACTTTATTTTATCTTGCTATTTTTTTTATCGATTTTTTTATTCCCGGCCTCTAAATCTATTGCTTCGACCGGAGATCAAGACCATAAGCCAGTTCCTCAAGACTTGTTTCTAGACATTTATGTTACGATTCAAGAAGGAGATAGGAGTTTTGAAAAACAAGATTTTAGAGAGGCTCTTGAGAAATATAAACAAGCCGAAAGCAAACTCCTTGACTTAAGGAAAACCAATCCCAAATGGGAGCCGAGGTTAGTGGATTATCGATTAAAGTATGTCCAGGAAAAGGCCTCAGAAGTGCAGAACAGGTTAGCCGGGTTGCCTGTGCCTACAGGTCCTTCCCCTGCACTTGAAGAATCTCCTGAAAGCAAAGCTTTGGAAAACAGGCTTGCTGAAATAGAAGCAAAGCTAGCAAAGCTAGAACAGTCGAAATCCCTTCCTGCCTCTGAATCGGAGCAGAATAGAGAGGCCCAAGAATTGCAAAATCTTTTCCAAAATTTGCAGAAAGAACTCATTCAAGTTAAAATGGCAAGAAAAAAGCAGATGGAAGCTCAAGAAGAAAAAATCAATGTCCTTTCTTCACAGGTAGCTTCTCTACAGAAAGAGCTAGCCGTTGCTAAAGCTCAAAATCGGAATGAGACCGAAGTTCTAAACCTGCAAAAAAAACTGAGCGCTCTGGAAGAAGAACTTAAAAAAGCAAACGCCCTCAAACCTACTCCAAAGCAGGTTGAAAGTGAGGTTGCAAAAATGAGAGAGCTATCCGAAAAGGTGAAATCCTTGGAAGCTGCTCTCCAACGAACAAAAGAAGAACAACTGCGAATTACTCAAAACAATATCGAACAGAGTGCCAAGGCTAATCAGATTGTTCTTTTGGAGCAAAGGGTTCAGAAACTAGAAGGAGAATTGGCTCAGGCCAGACAGGAACAATATCGGTTGACCCAACTGAATCCTGCTCTTATCGATTACCAACAGCTGAATATTTTAAAAGAACATATGCAGAAAATCGAAGAACAGATGGCTGAACTTTCTAAGAAAGGGGAACTTAAGAGACTCCAGACCAGAACTACAGAAAATGCTACAGAAATGGAAGCATTGAAAAGTCGGGTCAATAAACTTGAAGCAGAACTTGCTCAAAGCCGTAAGCGTGAAGAACAATTATTAAGCTCAGTTTCGAGTCAAAACGTAACACTTCAAAAAAGAGTTAAAGAATTAGAGCAGGAGCTAGCCAAAGAAAAAGGCAAAATGTTGACCCAAAGTAGTCCACCTCTTGGACTAGACCATCAAAGCCGGGCTGTTTCAACTGTGCCACCCGCTAGCCAACCTGTTGAACAATCACAAACTTATTCTTCCAGTCCTCAAGAAAAGCAATTGGCAAAAAATCAAAAAGAGTCCTCTGGGCAACAAAAAAATGAGCTTCCAAGTGCTTCTTCTCAGAAACATGTCCAAAAGAAAAGATCTCGCCACAGCCGCAGTGCCGAAGAGGAGCTTGTGCATTCGTGGAGAAAAGTCAAAAGAGAATTCTTTTCTCTTTTTAGATAA
- a CDS encoding TonB-dependent receptor, with amino-acid sequence MKLLPTKENRSKSPLQSPSILIMILVFLESFFFSVHSHAENGTASQPPYSTTTREKEKLIPKEAKKTQSPTNLSTDNASSSSYVLPEITVVGVGATESMLPNAKSNTSVYAIPLDVIDIPRNVTPISHGLAQSAGIGQFGYLDPLSTAYLVPAALTQINYGIASAPTIRGRNGLTLINGIEETLNNNSEQNIPWNYNMVESMDIVEGPSNAVFGATQVSGGYINYITKQPYFDNFRGYVWDTIGMYEEYMWGADIGGPIDKEKKLAYRFSYMGQENGSYYQYQRNDQQNFYFALGYHPSESYSIDLYSDLGTYDFTPMWGMINRPTQALIDNGLYLPGALSPTLANTGVVNNPPASSYLGTPVGISRRNVLLNPTDGGYGTTGLTQVIQKFTLNENFQVLNNTFFWYHDDQWILHPLFYDESCRGDYEIDNRTECRLNFETPPPDSNNTTPMLRYPVLGSLLFSHTIDTGVELHYQKNLDYNSDSFIVLNSYSLINQNPLLWNAELSKYFQARIRNPKAPFGGEWPIPGAPQGYYFEPANLAAGSTDCHYGAVSPFFLDNINISDRLSVIFGARATGYFVSAQTPPGTPPILFRQLSTTQLTPLIDIGTVYKIFPWLSAYFDFNWGYVVNAADMGGFSPFFESSQFRLTNELYEGGFKIDLLHHSFFATLDAFSQYTYLNNRTGPATPSTVNGFETSLNYQPNRHFWAKLGYAYMHGTEDWTTIGHGPPMYQTYSTAFALQQQLPLNNNQMYPVGIYNFLGFPDQIFSGLITYRHDSGVGITMGALLMSEQFLGYNYTTHIPTQFILNATLFYAGPRWEARLYFYNFTNEPYWLAFGMGANGTRTFNFEDIVPGMPFWIQSTVVFKF; translated from the coding sequence ATGAAACTCCTTCCAACCAAAGAAAATAGGAGCAAAAGCCCGTTGCAATCACCATCAATATTGATTATGATTCTGGTCTTTTTGGAGAGCTTTTTTTTCTCAGTCCATAGCCATGCAGAGAATGGAACTGCTTCCCAGCCACCTTACTCTACCACTACTAGAGAAAAAGAGAAGTTAATTCCAAAAGAGGCAAAAAAAACACAGTCCCCGACCAATCTCAGCACGGATAACGCTAGCTCCAGTTCCTATGTCCTACCGGAAATAACTGTCGTTGGCGTTGGAGCCACCGAAAGTATGTTGCCTAATGCCAAATCGAACACCTCCGTCTATGCTATCCCCCTGGATGTTATCGACATTCCTCGCAATGTCACTCCTATTTCTCATGGATTGGCTCAATCAGCAGGCATTGGTCAATTCGGCTATCTGGATCCTCTTTCCACTGCTTATCTTGTGCCTGCGGCTTTGACTCAGATTAACTACGGAATAGCCAGTGCTCCCACGATAAGGGGTCGTAATGGACTGACCCTAATTAATGGCATCGAGGAAACCTTGAATAACAATTCTGAGCAAAACATTCCTTGGAACTATAACATGGTCGAATCGATGGATATTGTCGAAGGACCATCCAATGCGGTATTTGGAGCCACACAAGTCTCTGGTGGATATATCAATTATATTACAAAACAGCCCTATTTTGACAATTTCCGTGGTTATGTTTGGGATACGATTGGGATGTATGAAGAATACATGTGGGGAGCCGATATAGGGGGGCCAATAGACAAAGAAAAAAAATTGGCCTACCGATTCAGTTATATGGGGCAAGAAAACGGAAGCTATTATCAGTACCAAAGGAATGATCAGCAAAACTTTTATTTTGCTCTTGGCTATCATCCTTCGGAGTCTTACTCGATCGATCTCTACTCGGACTTAGGCACATACGACTTCACACCGATGTGGGGTATGATCAATAGACCAACTCAAGCATTGATCGACAACGGGCTTTATTTACCTGGAGCTCTTTCTCCCACCCTTGCAAACACTGGAGTTGTTAATAATCCGCCCGCTTCCTCCTACCTTGGAACTCCTGTAGGGATCAGTCGAAGAAATGTACTGCTCAATCCAACCGATGGAGGCTATGGGACAACTGGGTTAACCCAAGTCATCCAGAAGTTCACCCTCAACGAAAATTTTCAAGTCCTCAACAACACCTTTTTTTGGTACCACGACGACCAATGGATCCTGCATCCTCTCTTTTATGATGAATCATGCCGAGGGGACTATGAAATTGACAACAGAACCGAATGCAGACTGAATTTTGAAACACCCCCACCAGATAGCAACAATACCACCCCCATGCTTCGCTACCCTGTTCTTGGTAGTCTTCTTTTTTCTCATACAATCGACACAGGAGTCGAATTGCATTACCAAAAAAATCTGGATTACAATTCCGATTCCTTCATTGTCCTTAATAGCTACAGCCTTATAAACCAAAATCCCCTGCTTTGGAATGCAGAACTCTCTAAATATTTTCAAGCAAGAATCAGAAATCCTAAAGCTCCTTTTGGCGGGGAGTGGCCTATCCCTGGTGCTCCTCAAGGATATTATTTTGAACCAGCCAACTTAGCAGCTGGGAGTACCGATTGCCATTATGGTGCAGTCTCCCCCTTTTTTTTAGATAATATAAATATTTCTGATAGGCTTTCAGTCATTTTTGGAGCACGGGCAACCGGATATTTTGTTTCTGCTCAAACCCCACCAGGAACTCCCCCCATTCTCTTCCGCCAACTTTCTACCACCCAACTGACTCCCCTTATCGATATCGGTACCGTTTACAAAATTTTTCCATGGCTAAGTGCCTATTTTGACTTCAACTGGGGCTATGTGGTAAATGCAGCGGATATGGGTGGGTTTTCCCCTTTTTTCGAGTCCTCACAATTCCGTTTAACAAATGAGCTTTACGAAGGAGGATTTAAGATCGATCTTCTGCACCACTCTTTTTTTGCTACCCTCGATGCTTTTTCTCAATACACCTACCTTAATAACCGCACAGGGCCAGCAACCCCCTCAACAGTCAATGGATTTGAGACAAGTCTAAACTACCAACCCAATCGTCACTTTTGGGCTAAATTAGGCTATGCCTATATGCATGGCACAGAAGACTGGACCACCATCGGCCACGGTCCTCCGATGTACCAAACCTATTCGACAGCTTTTGCCTTGCAACAACAATTGCCACTCAATAACAATCAAATGTATCCGGTGGGAATCTATAACTTTCTGGGTTTTCCAGATCAAATTTTCAGTGGGCTTATTACCTACAGGCATGATAGTGGCGTAGGAATAACCATGGGAGCTTTGCTAATGAGTGAACAGTTCCTTGGATACAACTACACGACGCATATTCCCACACAATTTATTCTGAATGCCACCTTGTTCTATGCAGGGCCTCGGTGGGAAGCAAGACTCTATTTTTATAATTTTACCAATGAACCCTATTGGCTTGCCTTTGGCATGGGGGCAAATGGCACCCGTACTTTTAATTTTGAAGACATCGTACCTGGAATGCCTTTTTGGATTCAAAGCACGGTTGTCTTTAAATTTTGA